The window GCCTTACCGCACCCCTTGGCAGCAATTTGTTTATGGCAGCCTGGGAATGGCCAAAGCTGCTGGGCAGCAACATGCTGCGACTGATGGTTTCGCCCTACCAGCGGCCAAATCCAAAAGCGGTGCCCCTGGAGGCAAAAGTTTCTGGCCATTATGTAAACTCTATCATGGCGAGCTCCCATGCAAAGGCACAGGGTTACGACGAAGCCCTGCTGTTGGATATGAATGGTTATGTGGCCGAAGGACCGGGTGCCAACTTTTTTTATGAAAAAGGTGGAGAGCTATACACCGCACCCGCAGGAAGCATTTTGCGTGGTATTACCCGCAGCACTATTCTGGAACTGGCCCGGGAAGCAGGTATTACCGTACATGAACAGTTTTTTACACCAGATGCCCTGAAACTGGCAGAGGGTGCCTTTATGACCGGCACTGCGGCTGAGGTGGCAGGCGTAGCTTCTGTAAACGAATACAGTTTTAACAGGCCTTTTGCCGATACCATAGGAGGTATGCTGGCAATCCGTTATAAAGAACTGGTAACTGGTAGTTTGGTGGGCAGTGCCACTGCAGTGGAGGTATAGTGCAAGTTTAACAGGCTGAAATCTGTATGAAAAGTTAAAAAACCAGGACTCTAAACCACCAAATCAAACTGCAGAACCAGCTGCAGATCTTTTTAGAGATTGTATTTATAAAAGTATAAATAACTGATAAACAGTAAATTATAAATTAAAAAGATGGGTTTAGAAATAGTAGTAAACTGTAAAAATAGGTTTCAGGGACTGCTTGTAATAGATGTACTTTTGTAAGCAGAAGTACAAAAGCATGTTTTCGCTTAGGCGCCACTGCTACTAAAGATATAAAAAAGAATAGTCGGAACCTGATTATCAGCAGGATGGCTCTATACCGATACCTGCAGCATAATCAGGTTCAAAAGGAATAAAACAAGATGTCATTAAAGAAATACAGCCGCATTTATACTCAGGACGACAGCCTGCCTGCCTCACAGGCCATGCTTATTGGATCAGGTCTGTCGGAAGATGATTTGCGTAAGCCTTTTGTAGGCGTTTGCTCTACAGGATTTGAAGGCAACACCTGCAACATGCACCTCGATGAGCTGGCAAACCTGGTGAAGCAGGGAATGCAGGGCCTTGGGCTTGTGGGGCTGCGCTTCAACACCATTGGAGTGAGTGATGGCATTACGAATGGTAACCAGGGCATGCGTTACTCACTGGTTTCGCGTGAGATCATTGCCGACTCTATTGAGGCCATGGCCGGTGCTCATAATTATGATGCGCTTGCCTGCGTGGTTGGTTGCGATAAAAATATGCCGGGTTCACTCATTGCCATGGCAAGGCTTAACCGCCCGGGCATGATGGTGTACGGCGGGACCATCAAAGGTGGAAACTGGAAAGGCCAGAAGCTTAACATTGTTTCCTGTTTCGAGGCTTATGGTAAAAAATTAAAGGGCGAGATCAGCGAAGAAGATTACAGAGGCGTTATCAATAATGCCTGTCCCGGACCAGGTGCCTGTGGCGGTATGTATACCGCCAATACCATGGCTTCGGCCGCCGAGGCTTTGGGCATGTCGGTACCCTACACCTCTTCAGTACCTGCTGTTAGCCAGGAAAAAAAGGAAGAGTGCCTGCGGGTTGGTAATTACCTGCGCATTTTACTGGAGCAGGACCTGAAGCCACGCGACATTATGTTGCGTGAGGCTTTCGAGAATGCCATGGTGCTCATCACAGTGCTTGGTGGATCCACCAATGCGGTGATTCACCTGCTTGCCATTGCCAGTGCTGTGGGTGTAAAACTTACCATAGATGATTTTCAGGCAATTAGCCGTAAAACTCCTGTACTGGCCGATCTGAAGCCAAGCGGGAAATACCTGATGGAAGATCTTTGCAGCATGGGAGGTGTACCAGCCGTGATGAAAACCCTCCTGCAGGAAGGTTTGATCATGGGCGACCTGCCCACCGTTACCGGTAAAACCATTGCCGAAAACCTGCTGGATGTAAAACCACTGGGGGCGGAGCAGGATCTGCTTCGCCCGGTTTCTAACCCGATCAAGGCTGACGGGCACATCCAGATCCTGTACGGGAACCTTGCTCCAAAAGGCTCTGTTGCCAAAATTACTGGTAAAGAAGGCCTCAAATTCGAAGGCCCTGCTAAAGTATTCAATTCTGAAGAAGCACTTAACGAAGGCATCTCATCCGGACTGGTAAAGGAAGGACAGGTAGTGGTGATCCGCTATGTAGGGCCTAAAGGAGGTCCCGGCATGCCTGAAATGCTTAAGCCAACCTCCGCCATTATGGGAGCTGGTTTGGGCAGTAAAGTAGCCCTGATTACCGATGGCCGATTTTCGGGTGGTACACATGGGTTTGTAATAGGCCACGTTTGCCCAGAAGCCTATGAGGGTGGTACCCTGGCACTGGTAGAAGACGGCGACTGGATTACCCTGGATATTGCCACCAACAGCATTCACCTTCATGTAGATGAGGCACTGCTGCAGGAGCGTCGCCAGCGCTGGGTCAGACCTCCCTTCAACGCACAAAGAGGCGTTTTGCTCAAGTATGCTAAAACAGTAAGTGAAGCCAGTAGCGGATGTATAACAGATTTAGATGAAACAAGTAAATAGCCATACAACAACACAGGTAGCGGAACCTAAAAAGGAAGTTAAAACGCTTTCAGGTGCCGAAGCACTTATTCTTTCTCTGCTGGAGGAAAAGGTAGAACATATTTTTGGCTACCCGGGTGGTGCCATCATGCCTGTGTATGATGCCCTCTTCGATTATACCGATAAAGTAGAACACATCCTGGTGCGCCACGAGCAGGGCGGTATTCATGCCGCACAGGGTTACGCACGCTCTTCGGGCCGGGTAGGAGTGGTGTTTGCCACCAGCGGCCCTGGCGCTACTAACCTGATCACCGGTCTGGCCGATGCCCTGATCGACAGCACTCCGCTGGTTTGTATCACAGGGCAGGTGTACGCACACCTGCTTGGCACCGATGCCTTCCAGGAAGCAGATGTGATCTCTATTACAGCTCCTGTTACCAAGTGGAACTACCAGGTAACCAATGCCGATGAAATTCCGGAGGTGCTGGCTAAGGCTTTTTACATTGCTAAAAGTGGCCGTCCCGGTCCTGTCCTGATTGATATTACGAAGAACGCACAGCTGCAGAAGTTCGATTTTGCAGGCTGCAACCGTTGCGATCATATCCGCAGTTACCGCCCTAAACCAATTGTTCGTAAAGAATACATAGAACAGGCAGCTGAGCTGATCAACAAGGCCGAGAAACCTTTTGTGATCTGGGGTCAGGGTGTAATTCTGGGAGCAGCCGAGCAGGAGTTTAAAACATTCCTGGAAAAATCAGGCCTCCCCGCCGCCTGGACCATTTTAGGCGCCGGAGCGCTGCCGAGCGATCATTACCTGAATGTAGGCATGCTCGGCATGCATGGGAACTATGGCCCCAATGTACTTACCAATGAGTGCGATGTGCTGATTGCCATTGGCATGCGCTTCGACGACCGCGTAACCGGCCGCCTCGATAAATACGCCAAGCAGGCCAAGGTAATACACCTCGACATCGATCCTTCAGAAATCGATAAAAATGTAAAAACAACTGTACCCGTTTGGGGCGACTGCAAGGAAACCATTCCCCTGCTCACCCAGCTGGTAGAGCAGAAAAAGCATGATGCCTGGCTGCAGAAATTTAAGGATTATCACCAGCAGGAGGTAGATGCCGTTATTCAGGAAGAATTGTTTCCTACCAGCGATGGCATTACCATGGGCGAGGTGATACAGCTGCTGAATGAAATTACCGGTGGCGAGGCCATAGTAGTAACTGATGTTGGGCAGCACCAGATGGTGGCCTGCCGCTATGCCAAACTTAACCACACCCGCAGCAACATTACCAGTGGCGGTTTAGGTACCATGGGCTTTGCCCTGCCGGCAGCCATAGGCGCCAAAGTAGGCGCTCCTGAAAGAACCGTAGTGGCTGTTATTGGCGATGGTGGTTTCCAGATGACTCTGCAGGAAATGGGCACCATTATGCAGAGCAATATCGATGTAAAGATCCTGATCCTGAACAACCAGTTTTTAGGAATGGTACGCCAGTGGCAGGAGCTCTTCCACGACCGCCGCTATTCCTTTGTAAATATTGCCAGTCCCGATTATGTGCAGGTAGCTAAGGGCTACAGCATC of the Flammeovirgaceae bacterium 311 genome contains:
- a CDS encoding branched-chain amino acid aminotransferase (COG0115 Branched-chain amino acid aminotransferase/4-amino-4-deoxychorismate lyase), with product MLKGFSFFTAPDKDLQPGTKAYMYFTSNTLAFSDGEFIKAKDSHCNLHSQSLHYGFAVFEGIRAYKTPTGTQVFKAKEHYERLHYSARAIGLPLAYSVEELTAITYQLLELNQLQDAYIRPLVFAADPHMSLTAPLGSNLFMAAWEWPKLLGSNMLRLMVSPYQRPNPKAVPLEAKVSGHYVNSIMASSHAKAQGYDEALLLDMNGYVAEGPGANFFYEKGGELYTAPAGSILRGITRSTILELAREAGITVHEQFFTPDALKLAEGAFMTGTAAEVAGVASVNEYSFNRPFADTIGGMLAIRYKELVTGSLVGSATAVEV
- a CDS encoding dihydroxy-acid dehydratase (COG0129 Dihydroxyacid dehydratase/phosphogluconate dehydratase), which codes for MSLKKYSRIYTQDDSLPASQAMLIGSGLSEDDLRKPFVGVCSTGFEGNTCNMHLDELANLVKQGMQGLGLVGLRFNTIGVSDGITNGNQGMRYSLVSREIIADSIEAMAGAHNYDALACVVGCDKNMPGSLIAMARLNRPGMMVYGGTIKGGNWKGQKLNIVSCFEAYGKKLKGEISEEDYRGVINNACPGPGACGGMYTANTMASAAEALGMSVPYTSSVPAVSQEKKEECLRVGNYLRILLEQDLKPRDIMLREAFENAMVLITVLGGSTNAVIHLLAIASAVGVKLTIDDFQAISRKTPVLADLKPSGKYLMEDLCSMGGVPAVMKTLLQEGLIMGDLPTVTGKTIAENLLDVKPLGAEQDLLRPVSNPIKADGHIQILYGNLAPKGSVAKITGKEGLKFEGPAKVFNSEEALNEGISSGLVKEGQVVVIRYVGPKGGPGMPEMLKPTSAIMGAGLGSKVALITDGRFSGGTHGFVIGHVCPEAYEGGTLALVEDGDWITLDIATNSIHLHVDEALLQERRQRWVRPPFNAQRGVLLKYAKTVSEASSGCITDLDETSK
- a CDS encoding acetolactate synthase large subunit (COG0028 Thiamine pyrophosphate-requiring enzymes [acetolactate synthase, pyruvate dehydrogenase (cytochrome), glyoxylate carboligase, phosphonopyruvate decarboxylase]), whose translation is MKQVNSHTTTQVAEPKKEVKTLSGAEALILSLLEEKVEHIFGYPGGAIMPVYDALFDYTDKVEHILVRHEQGGIHAAQGYARSSGRVGVVFATSGPGATNLITGLADALIDSTPLVCITGQVYAHLLGTDAFQEADVISITAPVTKWNYQVTNADEIPEVLAKAFYIAKSGRPGPVLIDITKNAQLQKFDFAGCNRCDHIRSYRPKPIVRKEYIEQAAELINKAEKPFVIWGQGVILGAAEQEFKTFLEKSGLPAAWTILGAGALPSDHYLNVGMLGMHGNYGPNVLTNECDVLIAIGMRFDDRVTGRLDKYAKQAKVIHLDIDPSEIDKNVKTTVPVWGDCKETIPLLTQLVEQKKHDAWLQKFKDYHQQEVDAVIQEELFPTSDGITMGEVIQLLNEITGGEAIVVTDVGQHQMVACRYAKLNHTRSNITSGGLGTMGFALPAAIGAKVGAPERTVVAVIGDGGFQMTLQEMGTIMQSNIDVKILILNNQFLGMVRQWQELFHDRRYSFVNIASPDYVQVAKGYSISGQKVSGRETLKSGLQEMIAHKGSYLLEVMVTKENNVFPMVPQGCSVSEIRLK